From Aegilops tauschii subsp. strangulata cultivar AL8/78 chromosome 5, Aet v6.0, whole genome shotgun sequence:
TCACCCATGACTGTGTCCCGCTGATTCCTATGCAGCTCCTTGTTTTCGATGATTGCTATCGACCAAGATTCCATTTGTGATCCAGTGAAAGGCAAAGCAGTAATTCATATGCCCCGCTGCCCCCTCGTGGTCCAACTTTGGGAGTGCATGATTGAGATTTTGCCCTTGCTGAAACTAAGGGAGATATCCTATATTGGAGTTGAGTAGTTGCTTGAGGTTTTGCGCCCACTTGTACAGTTTGAACGGGCCATGGTGTTGTTCACTTTCTGGAGGAGCTGGCATAACCGAAATGAAGTAGTACATGAGAAAGCCCCTGCACCGATGCATGTGTCCTGCCGATTCCTTTGCAGCTACTTGGCTTCGATGATTGCTATCGCCTAAAATTCCATTTGTGATCAGTGAAAGGCAAAGCATTAATATCATATGCCCCGCTAGCCAAGAGTTCACATGAAATACCAAAACCAAAGTCTTCGGTGAGGTGGTTCCCACCTCCGTCAGGATGGCTGAAGCTTAATACCGACGGATCTAGGGATGATGGCAAAACAGGAGCTGGCAGGGTTCTTCAGGATACAAATGGCACAATCATTTATTCTTCCTACATGGAATTACTTAACTTCATAGATGGCCTTGAAGCAGAATTAAGTGCGTGCATGGAGGGATTGTCTCTCGCTATCCAACGTAAAGATCTTCCCATTATTGTTGAGATGGATTCACTATCAGCGGTGAACATTTTATGTGACAATGACATAagagagcatctccagccgcgccccaaCAGGCCCCCCAGGCGCATTTTTACGCGCCAGCACCGAAAAAAACCCCACTCGCGCCCCCAAGACGCCGAAAGCCGCCGACTCGGGCCGGTTTTTGGCCCGGCGATCGCAGGCCGAACCCAGCGCACTGGAGGCCGCtcgggggctccggcgcaagggaaaaaCACGCCTGGGCCACACTATCAGGCGAAAAGTTAAGCCAATCGTCcagattcgccccccccccccccccccccccccccgcgctcgGCCACCACCTTGCCGATCCCGGCACCGCCCACCGCCCAGCACCGCTTGATAGGCCATTCCTCGCCGGAAAAGAGAGAAGGTTTCGCCGCGGCAGCCTTCCCACCACCGTCCGGGCGAGTTTTCCGGCGCTCCGGCCGCGCGGGGCGGTATACCGGTGGGTGTGCGCCCACCAAACCCGCCAGGTGTTCGGCGTTTTGTTTGCTCGGCGATGTACTTGGACGACGAGAAGCGCTCGCGGCGCTGCTGTAGGAGGAAGCCGATGCCGACGTCCAGGACGAGGAACACCTCATggtcctcgccgccctcgccggtctgctcgcgagcaatgaaaagccgcggcgaggtggctcggcgcctGGGCAGCTGAAAGCAAAGAACCGACATCATCTGGAAGGCTAttgcatgctctactccgactacttcgccgccctccactgcacggcgacaaagtgtttcggcgccgttatcggatgagccgaaagcCGTTATGTGATAAAAAAATTACTTATGTTGAATTCACGCCGAACCACGGCAAATATGGGCCGATTCGCGCCGATACCGGGCCATTTTTTGCCGTAAGTGGGCCGAAAAGTGGCGCCTGGGGCCGGCGGCTGGGTACCCAACCGCCCCCAGAGCCGATTATACCGCCGGCTCGATGCTCTAAACAGGTTGGTCTATGCATTTTTGGTGGGAGAGATAAAGCTTCTAAAGTCGCTTCGTATGACTCGTGTTATTCATACCAACCGTGAACACAATATAGTTAGTGAATTTTTAGCTAAGTTTGAACTCAGAGTAGAACTGTTGTCTGATTAGGCTCGGGCCTCCCAAAAGTTATTATTGAATCATGTAAGGAAGATTGTATGGTTGATGGTTGAGTAATACTCGGTTTGAAATTGCTTGCCGCAGAAATATATAACAATGAAtgtatttagaactaaaatacgtctagatacatccattttccCAACAAGTATTTTCGAAAGGAGGAAGTATAAGTTTTTACTAAAAAAGGAACGCAGGTTTAAGAAAGGATTTATTACATGATAAGGATTGCTAAGAAACGCAAAGCGATTAGACACGCGTTCCTTCCTTCGTTGGTTGGCTGGAGGCTGTCAACTTGTCTAGCAGTGAGGCGATCCCAGCCTGCCCGACCGGCGACTCCTCCCCGTCTCTCCCCcatgctgccgccgccgccgcctcctcccgccgtTCCTGCCACCAGCGCCGCCGCGGCCTATGCGTCTCTCGCCGCCATTGCGAGCTCCGTCGAGGGCCTCGCCTCCTTCAACGAGGTGCTCGTCGAGTTCCTCGACGAGTGGCGCGAATTCCACCTCGACGCCAACTCCATCGCCGCCGCCCTGCCCCCGCTCGCCGACGACGATGCCGACCCCGACCCCAAGCCCAGCCCCGTGGGACAGCTCGGGGCCCTCCTCGGCCAGTGGAACCCcgtcctccccgccgccgccgcctcccccctcGCCGCCGACCGCGTAGCGGAGGGATCCAACCCTAGATTACCCGACCGCGGCGCCGAGCGCCGCGAGCACAGTCCCGTGCCTCAGGACCCCCTCCACCAGCGGGACGAATCCATCCCTAAACCCGACCCGGTGGTCGAGCGCCGCGAGCGCAATCCCCTGCCTGCGCCCCAGCcgcacacctccgccgccgccgccgccgccgggttCCCGGTCGCCGACCCCGTCCCGGAGCCCGAGCCGAAACCCGTCCTCCCGGCCGAGGTCGGGCCCGTTCGCGCGCCCAAGCCCGCACCCAAGCCCGCCCCCGGCCGCGAGCGCAGGGCCAGCGAGCAGGAGGCGGAGATGCTGGGGGGCATCTGCGAGCAGATGGGGTCGCGGTCGCTGCGCGGCTTCGTCACCACCCACCTGCGGGACCGCGCCTGGCTGCGCCGCGTGGGCCCGGCCGCGCTGCGCCGCGCCCCGGACCCCGCCGTGCTCGTGATCCGCGCCGTCAGCCGCAGCTACATCTGCGCCGAGAGCGAGAACGCCGAGACCGCCTGCGTGCTCCTGCTGGAGCTCTACGTGCGCGCGGGCTGCCCCCGCCGgccggagggggagggggaggccgaGGTGCGGGCCGAGGCGCGCGTGTCCGCGCTGTCGTGGCGCAGCCGAATCGTGCGGGAGAAGGGCCGGGTCGCCGACGCCAGCGCCAGGGACGCCCGCGGCCTCATCCTCCTCATGGCCGCCTTCGGTGTGCCCCTCGAGTTCCCTCTGCAGGAGCTCTACCAGCTGCTGCTTGCCGGTGGCTGCTTGACCTGCGTCGACGTGCTCAGATGCTCCCAGCCCTTCATGAAGAAGCTGCGTGGTGAGGGCACCATTACCACACCTTTTGCTTCGGCAATTCGGCACCGCCTAATTATCCCTGCTTCCTGACTAATCAAGACTGTTCTTGTGTTGCAGATGTTGTTGCTGATATGCTGAACAGGGGAAGTTATCGTGAAGCGATTGGTGTGATCCTTGCATTTGACCTGCAGGAGGCATTCCCGCTCGATGGCGTACTGTCTTACATCGTTGACAAGGTTGTGCGCAATAGGAAGGAGCAAGAGAGCGAGGTGGAGTGTGATTTGGCGGGATCGGTATGTTTGTCGTTTTATCATGCAATCAGTTTATCACTGCTGAATAGAGAGTTAACTGTTGTATGTGGTCAGAAGGATTTAATGACTGACCTGGCAAATTCTTTCCACTATTGCGTAGAGTCGATAGCCGTTATAGATGTCAGATATAATCTTTCAACACCTTCGTATGTCGCGATATATTCGATAACTGCTATTTCAGATGTTACATATAATTTTCAGCACCTTCTTTATGTTGTGATATATTCAGTAACCTTGTATGATATGTTAAATATAGTCTTCAGCACCTTCTGTATATCGTGATAACACGATATATTCGATAACCATTATGTATCCTGTGCTATATTTAATCGTTGCGATATATTCTAGAACCATTATATATCCTGTGCTATATTTAATGACTGACATGGCAAATTCTTTCCACTATTGCGTTGATTGGATAACTGTTATAGATGTCAGATATAATCTTCAACACCTTCATATGTCACGATATATTCAATAACTGTTATATCCTATGTTACATTTAATCTTCAGAACCTTCTGCATCTTGCGATATATTCGATAAGCATTTTATGATATGTTAAATATATTCTTCACCACCTTCTATATATCGTGATATATTCGTTAACGATTATATATCCTTATGCACGTCTATGTCGCGATATATTTGATATCCATTATTAATGCTATCATGTATTTAATCATAAACACATTCCATCTTAAATGCTTCATCTCTAATGAGCACATCCTGCTTGTTTTCTGTGCAGAAAAAACGTGATGAAGAGGAGTTGCTTCTTTGGAGATCAATATCGAAATATGTGGAGGAGCGCACACCATGTTTTTCAGAAATGTCTTGTCCCAGTTTGGCTGAGAGGATTAAGGTGCTAGAAGAACGCGTCGGAAAGCCAAACCAAACCTTTCTGAGTGAAGAGAGTCGCGAACCAAGCTTTTCCGAGCGAAGAGAGCCAAACCAAGCCTTTCTAATGATCTAACATAAATCATGAACTGCAGAAGTAACGCCGCTACGAGCGAGGAGAGCTTAACATACCAGTTCTGCAGTTCAAATACTGCAGCTCTACGAATTTTGACATGGATCCAGCCGTACTGTACCGTATGGACTAGTAGGAAGTCTTTCTGGGCTCCTCAAGTATCCATTATACACCTGATAGAATTATACTCAGCCTAGTAAGGCACACAGTATGACAATATGTTGTGGTTGAACTTAAACCTGCTTGTAGCAACCTTGGCCTGTTTCCCCCAAACAGCAAGCTCGGTAATATTTCCATGTTTGGAAGGGATGGATTTTGGGGATTGTTCTGAATCCCGCATCATCCTTCCATTCCCACCCCTTTCAGAACATCCGTTTGAGACTCTGTGTGGTGGCCTGTTTTGAAAGCTCACATTTACTTTGGCCCAAGATGAATGAATCATGAAATCTCTAGTCAATTCATTCCGTGATGTCGAGTTATAGTTTCTGTAATCTTTTTTATTAAATTGTTCTAGTATTTGGCCATGCTTTTGTGGAATTCACTCAAGATGGGTTTTGTTGAACATGGTATATCTTGGTTTGCCTGTTGTATGCAGCATCACAAAATTTGGTCACTAAAAATGCCAAAATTGCCTTTCGGTCTGTAGAGGAGGAAATGGGGTGTGCGCATTCCTAAGGCATAATCATGACATGTTTTCCTTGTGATTCTTTGCACTTGGTACAGTGTTGGGTGAACGTCTAGGCAGAGCTTCAGGAAATGAACTTGCTTGATGGAGCACTTTATAAAACTTGCTTCTTACAGTTCTTTTCTCCCTACTAATCTCCTTTTGTTTTTATTTCTTGGTATTATCTACTCCCTTGTCCAGAATTACTTGTtgtagaaatggatgtatctagacgtatttttaGTTCTAGGTACATACATTtgtatccatttctgcgacaagtaatccGGGACGGACGGAGAGAGTATTATATTATATATGGGGAACGTCGAGTTCTAGGTTGTAAAAATATTTGTATTAACTTCCTGTATGGTTTGACCCTGCTCTCTATCAGTTTAATTGGCTTTTGTTTCCACCACGGCGCATCTTGTTCTGTGCAGCATGGAGTGCAACCACAGAAGATGACTATAGGCCTTCACCAAATATATCAAACCTACCTTTTCGTGTGCAACTAGTGCACATGTAGGATGTTGCCTTTGTGATTCTTGGCACTTGTGCTATCTGCATAGTTTGAACTTTGAAGAGATGGCTGCATTTCTTTCTCACAAGTTCTTCCTTGTTTGGACGCTCGATTGGAATTTTTTTAAGCATTTTAGAGCCAGCCGTGTGAATCCcccgcaaaaaagaagaagattgtaaatagtactccctccgtccaaaaaaGCTTGTCCCAAGCTTGTTTTTCAAATAGATGTAGATACATCTATTTGAGGGACAAGTTTTTTCGGACCGAGGGAGTTGATCTGGCGTAGGTCATGGATACTTTGACCGGCTGGCGTGGCGAGTTGACCTCTGCCACATCGGATGATGATAGTCACACGTAGGATAACATTTTTTTTTAACTTTTCCACGTATAGCTGGCTGAATCGAATACTACTAGATGCAACCACTTCGATCGTCACTGTGATCCCACCACCTACCTACCTACCTCCTGCTGCCACCTTCCTCCGCTCCGCTCCGCTCCGATCCGATCCCCATGGAAGCCACCGCCGCCTGCTCGGCCTCCCTCGCCTCCTCGCCGCTCCCCCACCGCCGCAGCCGCGTGCGCGTGGTCGTCGCGGCGGCCCGACGGAAGGGGCCGTCGGGCGCGGTGGCCGCGGCGGCCTCCACGGGCAACTACGTGGTGCCGCTGGACGCCGCGCCGTCGGGGATCACGCGGCCGCTCGTCGAGATCCTGCGCGACCTCAACAAGCGCGTCCCGGAGACCATCGTCCTCCCCGCCTCccgccgcgcctccgcctccgACCCCGTCATCCCATGGTACTTTGCTCCACCTGCCCGTGTCGTGTGCTAGCTCGAGATCCAGTCGAATGCGCGTGTCATCCCACACATCTCACTGCGAAACTCAGGCCGATCCACCAACCCATAGGCCGGAGCGCACGGATCCTCGTACCCTCTCTCTCACCGCGCGCATTCTCCTGGATCTCTGACCACTCACGGATTTCCATTTCTCTGTCTGTCAGGTACCATGCCAACCGGATGCTCAGCTTCTACGCCCCCGGTGAGCCTCCCCCCCATTTGCCCAATTCCAAAACTGCTCACATATGGTTTGTGATCTCATCCGAGTGGGTCGATTCATGCTAATTTGTGTATTTATGGCTTCTACTACTTGTATATCTAATCTGAGCAGTTGATTTCACGTATATATAGCGTTTCTACTAGAAATATGATGATCGGCGTGCTAACCGTTTGCTCTTTATGGTGTTCTTGGATTATGCCCTGTTTCCAGGCTGGTGTGGAGAGGTCCGTGATGTTATTTACAATGACAATGGAAAGGTGACCGTGGTGTATCGTGTCACAA
This genomic window contains:
- the LOC109766506 gene encoding LOW QUALITY PROTEIN: uncharacterized protein (The sequence of the model RefSeq protein was modified relative to this genomic sequence to represent the inferred CDS: inserted 2 bases in 1 codon), encoding MYLDDEKRSRRCCRRKPMPTSRTRNTSWSSPPSPTRVPSFVGWLEAVNLSSSEAIPACPTGDSSPSLPHAAXPPPPPPAVPATSAAAAYASLAAIASSVEGLASFNEVLVEFLDEWREFHLDANSIAAALPPLADDDADPDPKPSPVGQLGALLGQWNPVLPAAAASPLAADRVAEGSNPRLPDRGAERREHSPVPQDPLHQRDESIPKPDPVVERRERNPLPAPQPHTSAAAAAAGFPVADPVPEPEPKPVLPAEVGPVRAPKPAPKPAPGRERRASEQEAEMLGGICEQMGSRSLRGFVTTHLRDRAWLRRVGPAALRRAPDPAVLVIRAVSRSYICAESENAETACVLLLELYVRAGCPRRPEGEGEAEVRAEARVSALSWRSRIVREKGRVADASARDARGLILLMAAFGVPLEFPLQELYQLLLAGGCLTCVDVLRCSQPFMKKLRDVVADMLNRGSYREAIGVILAFDLQEAFPLDGVLSYIVDKVVRNRKEQESEVECDLAGSKKRDEEELLLWRSISKYVEERTPCFSEMSCPSLAERIKVLEERVGKPNQTFLSEESREPSFSERREPNQAFLMI
- the LOC109766508 gene encoding DNA repair RAD52-like protein 2, chloroplastic — encoded protein: MEATAACSASLASSPLPHRRSRVRVVVAAARRKGPSGAVAAAASTGNYVVPLDAAPSGITRPLVEILRDLNKRVPETIVLPASRRASASDPVIPWYHANRMLSFYAPGWCGEVRDVIYNDNGKVTVVYRVTIRGIDGEVHREAAGTASLSDARLDDPVAAAEEAAFCKACARFGFGLYLYHEDEVL